In Helicobacter mastomyrinus, a single genomic region encodes these proteins:
- a CDS encoding DNA adenine methylase: MTKPLTKQLCFLKSPLNYIGGKYKILSQILPLFPSKSDIFLDLFCGGCNVAINVNSKLNNTSKLPQADKIICNDNLIYLIDFYQFLQKENTESILEQIHLTIKQYDLTLQNIQGYNALKVDYNHNKSPLLLFVLIAFSFNHQIRFNNAHHFNTPFGKNRSSFNEKMKNNLIAFSKALKTKNISFLKLDFLEALKAVKLTQNSFVYADPPYLITQGVYNDGKRGFSGWNKVLESSLLNALNILDSKGIKFALSNVLYHKGKEHTILQNWLKQSPHLYTHYVNFSYKNCNYQSKRADSQEVLITNYNPLKVM, from the coding sequence ATGACTAAACCCTTAACTAAACAACTTTGTTTCCTCAAATCCCCCTTAAACTACATAGGTGGAAAATATAAAATCCTCTCTCAAATCCTGCCTTTGTTTCCAAGTAAAAGTGATATATTTTTAGATTTATTTTGCGGGGGTTGCAATGTGGCTATTAATGTTAATAGTAAGCTCAATAATACTTCAAAGCTCCCTCAAGCTGATAAAATTATATGCAATGATAATTTAATTTATCTTATTGATTTCTATCAATTTTTACAAAAAGAAAATACAGAATCTATTTTAGAGCAAATTCATTTGACTATCAAACAATATGATTTAACTTTGCAAAATATTCAAGGATACAATGCCTTAAAAGTTGATTATAATCATAACAAATCACCGCTTTTACTCTTTGTGCTTATCGCCTTTTCTTTTAATCATCAAATCCGTTTTAATAATGCTCATCACTTCAATACTCCTTTTGGTAAAAATCGCTCTAGCTTTAATGAAAAAATGAAAAATAATTTAATAGCTTTTTCTAAGGCTTTAAAAACAAAAAATATTAGCTTTTTAAAGCTTGATTTTTTGGAAGCTTTAAAGGCTGTAAAACTTACTCAAAATAGCTTTGTCTATGCTGACCCTCCTTATCTCATCACGCAAGGGGTTTATAATGATGGCAAAAGGGGCTTTAGTGGCTGGAATAAGGTTTTAGAATCAAGTCTTTTAAATGCCTTAAATATCTTAGATTCTAAGGGTATAAAATTTGCCCTTTCTAATGTGCTTTATCATAAGGGCAAGGAACATACAATCTTGCAAAATTGGCTTAAGCAAAGTCCGCATTTGTATACGCATTATGTAAATTTTTCTTATAAAAATTGTAATTACCAAAGCAAAAGAGCAGATTCTCAAGAAGTGCTGATTACAAATTATAATCCACTCAAAGTTATGTGA
- a CDS encoding aldo/keto reductase: MIHRRDFLKTALVGAGLMAMPSFLSAQAKAKNAILNQTFTLNDGVKIPKLGLGVWKIDDSIIEGVIKEAFHIGYRHIDTAQAYQNERGVGAAVNQAIKNGLKREEIFITSKVRAEYKDKKSATDSIDKSLKTMKLEYIDLMLIHTPQPWSDFRGGDYFKENIAVWEALEAAKKAGKVRSIGVSNFLQKDLKNLFVNTSTKPSVNQVLAHIGNTPFDLIDFCKKQGIYVEAYSPIAHGELLKDSRIVKMAQKYQVSPAQICIRYTLELGLISLPKSKTPAYIAQNAAVDFKISKADLEILKKLDFKGYGAFSTTPVFSGK; encoded by the coding sequence ATGATACATCGTAGAGATTTTCTCAAAACAGCTTTGGTTGGAGCGGGATTAATGGCTATGCCAAGCTTCCTAAGCGCACAGGCAAAGGCAAAAAATGCTATTTTAAATCAAACTTTTACGCTTAATGATGGAGTGAAGATACCTAAACTTGGGCTTGGCGTGTGGAAAATTGATGATTCTATTATAGAGGGCGTTATCAAAGAAGCCTTTCATATCGGCTATCGGCATATTGACACGGCACAAGCCTATCAAAATGAGCGTGGCGTAGGAGCAGCAGTAAATCAAGCTATCAAAAATGGCTTAAAGCGTGAGGAGATTTTTATCACAAGCAAGGTGAGGGCAGAATATAAAGACAAAAAAAGTGCTACAGATTCTATTGATAAGAGCCTAAAAACGATGAAGCTAGAATACATTGATTTAATGCTTATCCACACTCCACAGCCTTGGAGTGATTTTCGAGGAGGGGACTATTTCAAAGAAAATATTGCCGTTTGGGAGGCTTTAGAAGCTGCTAAAAAAGCGGGGAAAGTACGTAGCATTGGGGTGAGCAATTTTTTACAAAAAGATTTAAAAAATCTTTTTGTAAATACAAGCACAAAACCCTCTGTCAATCAGGTTTTAGCCCATATTGGCAATACACCTTTTGATTTGATAGACTTTTGCAAAAAGCAGGGCATTTACGTAGAAGCCTATTCACCTATCGCGCACGGCGAATTGCTCAAGGATTCTCGCATTGTGAAAATGGCGCAAAAATATCAGGTAAGCCCCGCTCAAATTTGTATCCGCTACACTTTAGAGCTAGGGCTCATCTCTTTGCCAAAGAGTAAAACTCCCGCTTACATCGCACAAAATGCAGCGGTGGATTTTAAGATTTCTAAGGCAGATTTAGAGATTCTAAAAAAGCTTGATTTTAAAGGCTATGGGGCATTTTCAACCACACCTGTATTTAGTGGGAAATAA
- a CDS encoding DNA adenine methylase: MRFIGNKESLAPQIFTLLQKYKVIDSQKTQSFFDLFSGSASMAKFFKKQGFQIYSNDILYFSYCLQRAYIQNNEIPQFNGLKKLINSTNTTNSLFQSHYQKVLLFLDSIPIQKGFIYNHYAPNATKDLKIPRMYFSDKNAAKIDAIRLQIEAWKNNKAINENEYFILLATLIESVSFYANVAGVYAAFCKTWDKRALKDFNLKEIDILISDKKHFCFCDDGVKLLQNLHKIFDILYLDPPYNHRQYAPNYHLIETIAKYDNPNIKGIAGLREWQNQKSAFCNAKNALIELEKIIKYKNYRNLVLSYNSEGIMQKEAITELLKPLGNLYFESILYPRFKSNNKKSQKYINEYVWILQL, encoded by the coding sequence ATGCGATTTATTGGTAATAAAGAATCTTTAGCTCCTCAAATTTTTACTCTTTTGCAAAAGTATAAGGTCATTGATAGCCAAAAAACACAAAGTTTTTTTGATCTTTTTAGTGGCAGTGCAAGTATGGCAAAATTCTTTAAAAAACAAGGCTTTCAAATTTATAGCAATGACATACTTTATTTTTCTTACTGCCTACAAAGAGCCTATATACAAAACAATGAAATACCACAATTTAATGGCTTAAAAAAACTTATAAATTCCACTAATACTACCAACTCACTTTTTCAAAGCCATTATCAAAAAGTGCTTTTATTTTTAGATTCTATTCCCATACAAAAAGGCTTTATTTATAATCATTATGCACCAAATGCGACAAAAGATTTAAAAATTCCTAGAATGTATTTTAGTGATAAAAATGCAGCAAAAATTGATGCGATTCGCTTACAAATTGAAGCTTGGAAAAATAATAAAGCCATAAATGAAAATGAATATTTTATTTTGTTAGCTACTTTGATAGAATCTGTATCTTTTTATGCTAATGTGGCTGGGGTGTATGCGGCTTTTTGCAAAACTTGGGATAAAAGAGCATTAAAAGATTTTAATTTAAAAGAAATAGATATTTTAATAAGCGATAAAAAACATTTTTGCTTTTGTGATGATGGTGTAAAGCTCTTGCAAAATTTACATAAAATATTTGATATACTCTATCTTGACCCACCTTACAATCACCGCCAATATGCTCCAAATTATCACTTAATAGAAACCATTGCAAAATATGATAATCCCAATATTAAAGGCATAGCAGGGCTAAGAGAATGGCAAAATCAAAAAAGTGCCTTCTGTAATGCTAAAAATGCCTTAATAGAGCTTGAAAAAATCATTAAATATAAAAACTATAGAAATCTTGTTTTGAGTTATAATAGTGAGGGCATAATGCAAAAAGAAGCTATTACAGAGCTTTTAAAACCCTTAGGTAATTTGTATTTTGAAAGCATTTTGTATCCTCGTTTTAAAAGCAACAACAAAAAATCTCAAAAATATATCAATGAATATGTATGGATATTGCAACTTTAA
- a CDS encoding META domain-containing protein, with protein MNLIYLNGNAGCNNFFGNYEIKGNNERVTSSTGMTRMLCADEIMLLEDSLIGLISDGVSEVHTSGKQLSV; from the coding sequence TTGAATCTAATCTACTTAAACGGCAATGCTGGGTGCAATAATTTCTTTGGTAACTATGAGATAAAGGGTAATAATGAGCGAGTAACAAGCAGCACAGGTATGACACGTATGCTTTGTGCTGATGAAATTATGCTGCTTGAGGATAGCTTGATAGGACTTATCAGCGATGGTGTGAGTGAAGTACACACAAGTGGCAAGCAGTTGAGTGTGTAA